Genomic window (Spirosoma sp. KCTC 42546):
GCCCGCCTGAGTGCACAGAACCTGTTTACTGCTACGACCAAAACCGCCTTGACCGTCTCCAGGGAGAGGCTGACTGAACTTATCATAGCGTATCATTGAAACCGTATACGACAGATTGAATCAGACAGATCGTAAAAATGACGGTCTCTTTTAACGCTCCTTTTCATAAGAATGACAATAGTCCTCACTGGTGCGCCAGCCCGGTGGTACGCCAGCCCGATCGGCGAAGTCAGACGAGAACGTGCGTATCTTTACAACCTATGGAAACCTTACCCATTTTTCGTTTTTTACTAGTTCTATCTCTAGTCCTAAACAGTGGACTACTCTTGGCGCAGCCCAGAAAACAACCAGTGAAAAACTCCTCAGAACAAGCGGGTTTGTGGAAAGATACCGATGGGCATTTCATCAATGCACACGGTGGGGGGATGCTTCAGCATAAGGGAACGTACTACTGGTTTGGGGAAATCAAAAAAGGGAAAACATGGCTCGTTCCCGGCCAGAGTTGGGAATGTTATCGGGTTCCGGCGGGGGGCATTTCCTGCTATTCATCAAAAGACCTGAAAGCCTGGAAATACGAAGGTGTTGTGCTGTCGGCAACGACGAATAATCGCCGGAGTGATTTAGATACCAGCAACGTCATCGAGCGACCCAAGGTGGTTTATAACCAGAAAACAGGGCAGTTTGTTATGTGGATGCACATCGACCACAAAGACTACAGCTATGCACATGCGGGCGTTGCCGTAAGCAACAAACCGACCGGGCCGTATCGCTATTTGGGTAGCCTGAAACCCAATGGACACGATTCGCGGGATATGACTGTCTTTCAGGATGATGACGGAAAAGCCTACCTGATTCACTCGTCCGAAAACAACAATACGCTGCACATTAACCTGTTATCGGACGATTACCTGAAGCCAACCAATTGGTACATCCGCTTGCTGGAAGGCAAACGACGGGAAGCACCAGCACTGGTTAAACAGGCCGGAAAATACTATTTAATTACGTCGGACTGCACGGGCTGGAGTCCTAATCCAGCCTCGGTTGCCGTTGCCGATTCGCCGTTGGGGAAGTGGACAACTCAGGCGAATCCCTGCGTAGGCCCGAATGCTGAAACGACCTTCCAATCGCAAAGCACCTACATCGTTCCACTCGACCCGAAGCAAGGCAAGTTCCTGT
Coding sequences:
- a CDS encoding glycoside hydrolase family 43 protein encodes the protein MKNSSEQAGLWKDTDGHFINAHGGGMLQHKGTYYWFGEIKKGKTWLVPGQSWECYRVPAGGISCYSSKDLKAWKYEGVVLSATTNNRRSDLDTSNVIERPKVVYNQKTGQFVMWMHIDHKDYSYAHAGVAVSNKPTGPYRYLGSLKPNGHDSRDMTVFQDDDGKAYLIHSSENNNTLHINLLSDDYLKPTNWYIRLLEGKRREAPALVKQAGKYYLITSDCTGWSPNPASVAVADSPLGKWTTQANPCVGPNAETTFQSQSTYIVPLDPKQGKFLFMADRWNKTNLEDSRYVWLPLDIKAGKVTIPWQANRL